Below is a genomic region from Halictus rubicundus isolate RS-2024b chromosome 11, iyHalRubi1_principal, whole genome shotgun sequence.
aattttttttgcTTGTTCAATTAATATTACGTTGTCAGAGAGGCTACTGTAAATAATCACGAGGTATTTCACTCGAATTGCCTTGCATCACCTGTTTCCTTACAGTAGTGGAACGCCGATTTATCGCTTGATTGATCAAGACTATTCCAGCGTTATTATACTACAAGGTCGGTGTCACGACTACCTCGTGCATTATTAGTATCGTTCTACGATTTTCGAATTTGCCATTTAGAGGATCGTGCGTTCATTAAGAGAAACAGTAAAACagcatttatttataatatttaatatttattttaatgttgCACCCAGTCATGAATTATTTTGTTCTCAATTCAAACCAGCTCGAAcccaacaattttttatttatttctacatCTTCACCTTCAGTGATCAAATTTGCTTAACTCCACTATTCAGCACACGAAAATATAAACAATCTCATTTCTCCTCTATTATTTTCACagcaaatttttttacacaaaaagGAATATTATACGACAATTCCCAGCTGCAGAAGTAAAAATAGACTTCGCTGATTAACGATTTGAATATGTTGAAAATTAGTTTGTATCGGTCCAGCAAGCCAAAAGTGGTTGAGGAATATTTTTTTGAAGCGGCATAGCGATCTAGCTTCGGGTCAGCTATGGCAGTCCCGCCCATAGCAGTGTTCTGGCCGCGATAAATACCGAGGACGTCGGAATTGCATCCGCGATGACGTGCGTCCACGCTCCTTGTGTCGCATAGCTCTGCTGGGAGGTGAATTTTATTCCTGACGAGGTTACGGGACACGGTGTCATTGTTAATGCCTGGTAAATGTTACGGGGCAGGGCAGGTAGCCTTAAGGAGAGCATTTTCCTGGGTGTGGTTATACCCCGTTGTTGTGGCGCTGGCATAGAAAGGGGTGGGGCACGCAGGCTGGCGACAGAGACCGGCCGTACCCCTATAAATTGGACGATCCACGTTAGTGGAAGCCATTATGCGAATCTAAACCTCTATCAGTAGTCGCTGGATCGACGTACCCCGAGGTTCGACAAGATGTTGCACTATCTCGTGAGTACTGTACCTCCCTTTTCTCTCGCCTAATTCATctgcatttgtttaaacaatctaATCCTTCGTGCCCTGCAACTGTCATATTCATTAAGCCATTGCTGTGGGATTCTTTTCTAAATATTAATCAAAACGTTAATGTACGTCTCCGTGTTGTAGTGATCGTAAATCATTTTTCATACTTGATATACTTgctattttaataaattgaagtGTCTAAAATGAAGATGGCACTCCAAGAAAGCAATGGTTAATGAcaaatgtttatttaacatttttggTACATATTTTGTTCGAAAATGCCTTATGTATATATTCAAAATTTTGTAACATCACGACTTGTATTAAATTATTGTAGCAGGTTAGTGTGCGATTGACTTTATTGAGGCATTCATCAAATCAGTACCTGTTTATTTCGGGCCTGTCAAAAATTCATATACAATTTGTTCATTCATACTAAAATTATTGGAATGCGCAGGTAATTCTTTCAGTCACCCTGAACGCAGTCTTCTGCGCACCACAATGGTATGGAGGTGGTGGTGGTCATCCAGGGGGCTATGGTGGCCATGCAGCACCAGCGCCACTGGGCCCAGACGGCAGAGTCGTGGACACACCAGAGGTGGCGCAATTGAAGGCTGCCCATTTAGCTGCACTGGCCGACGCCAATGCTAGAGCACCCAAAGTTGGGCCTGGTAGCCCCTACCCTGGCCAACCTGGACCCTACGCCCCTGCAAACTACGCTCACTACAGGTTGGTTTTAGTGTTTGTATTCCCAGTATCCCCCAATTCCCAATACTTTTCCAGTATCCCCAATATTTTTCCATTATCACCAGCATCCTCAATATGTTCCCAGTATTCGCAATTTCTTTCCAGTATTCCCAATATCCCTAGTATTTTCCCAGTACTCCCAGTATGCCTAGTATTTTCCCAGTATTCCCAATATTCCTTCCAGTATTCCCAATATTTCTTCCAGTATTACCAGTATCCCTAGTTTTTTCCCAGTATTCCCCATATTTCTTCTAGTATTCCCAATATTTCTTCCAGTATTACCAGTATTCCCAATATTTCTTCCAGTATTCCCAATATGTCTTTCAGTATTCCCAATATTTCTTCCAGTATCCCCAATATTGTTTCCAGTATTCCTAATATTTCTCCCAGTATTCCCAATAGTTCTCCCAGTATTCCCAACATTTCTTCCAGTATCCCCAATATTGTTTCCAGTATTCCCAATATTTCTTCCAGTATCCCCAATATCGTTTCCAGTATTCCCAATATTTCTTCCAGTATCCCCAATATCCCCAACATGTTCCCAGTATCCCCACATTCTCTAGGTTGTATTTCTATTAACAATTGATAAATTGTTTACAGTGGCCCACCAGCTCCCCTGGGGCCTGATGGTCGAGTGGTGGACACAGCGGAAGTGCAGCAAGCCAAGGCCGTGCATTTCTCCCTGTACAACGCCGAGGCACAGCGGGGCCCAGGGCCGGCAAGCCCACCAGCTCCCCCCAGTCCTTCATGGAACCCGAATCCTAATCAGTGGGGCCAGCCCAACAGCTGGAACCACTACTAGACACTGATCCCCCCAGACAACCTGAAATCATACTCCCACTGCAATCGATGCTTCCAGAGGGTCAGGCATCCTCTGCAAACGTCATGCTCGATCTACCTCTAAACACCAAGTCTTTACCGATCGATTTATTTAGTCTTTTACAAAATCGCGGGTCTTTTGTCCGACAACGAATCTTTTGCTTCCTTTCGCCATACTCTTTTCTATCACCGTCACTGTCTCTTGCGTTTGACAGTCGCGTTTCAGCTACCTCTCTGTCGACTCGTACGCTATCAGGAACATACGACGCCGGTGTTACTAAAACTGCTTGTTGTTAAAAAAGTGTCatgtatttttatgaaaaagcAAATCGTAGAATATTCCGCACCGTTAAGCCACGAATTGAATTTTCGATTACGTTGTCACGTTGCTAGTGAAATGGGAGAGCGTGCGTTGTTTGTTGGCGAATGCAAATCAGGTAACGGACCGTCGTCCTGATATCATCGAGTCATTTCGCGAAGGAAATCGTTATCACATTCCTTTTCAAGGTGATCTCCTTATCGCTCTCGCTTTCGATGGCCGGGGAAAGTCTACGTTCACCTTTATCTATTCACTCGTAGACTCTACTTACTGTgtctcccccaccccccttaTGCGACTATGTATAAGTATAAATATTATGTACATAAAATTGCAAGAGGACGATGCCGAGAATAAAATTCTGAAGTCACTGCAATCACTTAAATTCTAAGACAATCTTTTCaccttaaaaaattttttagaaaaaaataatcaGTAGCATTCGGAGTAAAAGGCTCTTCGAAAATTGAGTACCACTGCCCTCGTCGATCCTACGATCAAGCCCGACTATAGCACGCCCGTGACATAGATCAGATTGATTCGTGTTCGCCGCGGAAAACACGGCAGTGAAAACAGCGCAGGGTTTACGGTAGTGAGCATAAATCTGATTGCGCCGAGGAATCCAGCCGCGTGCGTGGTCGGGACACGTGTACATAGGCGTGAACACGGCGTGAATTATAGTTGCGACGGAATTAGACGATTGTTGAAGGCCGTCGCACGCTACTCCCACCACGACCCACTCCCCACCAATCGTACTCCACGCTGCGGCGCGAGCGAGAGTGGGGGGTGCGGCCTTGGACCGCTATGACAACTTTCCTCGTCACTATAGCCTGTCCTCCATCTCATAACTCAGTCCACAATTGCACAGAGACTTGGggacaatttttaaatgaaaatggaaGCCCGCAGCcactgaaaaataattttaaaaaatatttctaggcTCACAAGCTAACTTCAAGACAATTTTGTAATTCGGACCAAGGGTCTAAAGTATTCAGACTTAACTGctacttgaaaaataattttaaaaaatatttctaggcTTACAAGCTAACTTCAAATATTTCTAGGCTTACAAGGTAACTTCGAGACAATTTTGTAATTCGGACCAAGGGTCTAAAGTATTCAGACTTAACTGctacttgaaaaataatttaaaaaaatatttctaggcTTACAAGCTAACTTCAAGACAATTTTGTAATTCGGACCGAGGGAATAGAGTATTCAGACTTAACTGctacttgaaaaataatttcaaaaaatatttctaggCTTACAAGGTAACTTCGAGACAATTTTGTAATTCGGACCGAGGGTCTAAAgtatcaattttttaactgctacttgaaaaataattttgcagAATATTTTCGTGATCCAAGATCAAAGAGGTACCATTGGGAGCCTATGAGGTTTTGAACCCCAGGTCCTTTGCATTGCTCGTCAAGCACGGTCAATCACGTCCTTGCTGGCAACACGAATTACCGTCTAGCGTGCCCGGGACAGGCGTGCCGCGTTTACGTTTGTCCAGCTCGCTATACAAAACCGGTTCTGTCTGACAGTGTCTGCTGGCCTAAGTGCAAGGCTCCGGACCTGGGCCCACCGGTAGCAGACACGACTCACGGATCATTTGCTCGGACGGAACCGGGATCACGAGCCGTTTCTCGTGATCCTTATCTCGTCGATCGACCGTAATTGACTGTTTAACCGCGACGGATATTGAAATTAGCGCTTGTCTCCGCTCGGAAAGTGAACGTCCGGAGGTTAGGGGGTCCGTAGGACCCACCCCTGAATTTCTTCTTGCCGCTTGACCGGCCCAGGTCAGGGGTCGCCTAACTGACCCCgataaatctttcacggtgatCAACTTTTGCGCCAGGTTTTCAACACTTTGATTT
It encodes:
- the LOC143359121 gene encoding uncharacterized protein LOC143359121; this encodes MLHYLVILSVTLNAVFCAPQWYGGGGGHPGGYGGHAAPAPLGPDGRVVDTPEVAQLKAAHLAALADANARAPKVGPGSPYPGQPGPYAPANYAHYSGPPAPLGPDGRVVDTAEVQQAKAVHFSLYNAEAQRGPGPASPPAPPSPSWNPNPNQWGQPNSWNHY